Genomic window (Candidatus Methylomirabilis sp.):
GGCTGCACGACCCGGTCGATCGTGGCGCCCACGACAACCCCTTGCAGTTCCTGAATGATCGCGGCTAGACAAAAGGCATCCATGACGCGTAACTATTTCAAAGCATCCGCTTGAGAAACTGGCCGGTGTAGGAGGTCGGATGGGCGGCCACCTCCTCCGGCTGTCCTGCCGCGACGACCCGCCCTCCATCATCCCCACCCTCCGGCCCCAGATCGATAATCCAGTCGGCCGTCTTGATCACCTCCAGGTTGTGCTCGATCACCAGGACGGTATTGCCGACATCGGTCAGACGGTGTAGGACCTCCAGAAGTTGGCTGATATCATGGAAGTGCAGCCCGGTGGTTGGCTCATCCAAGATATATAAGGTCTGGCCGGTCCCTCGTTTGCTGAGTTCCCGCGACAACTTGACCCGTTGCGCCTCACCGCCCGAGAGCGTTGTGGCCGACTGGCCCAGTTTGATATAACCCAGGCCGACATCAAAAAGAGTCTGAAGTTTTTCCTTGATCTTGGGGACGGGTTGGAAGAAGGCCAGCGCCTCTTCTACGGTCATATTCAACACATCGGCAATACTCTTGCCCTTATAGATAATCTCCAGCGTCTCCCGGTTGTAGCGCGCCCCCTTGCAGACCTCACAGGTGACGTGGACGTCGGGAAGGAAGTGCATTTCGATCTGGATCAGCCCATCGCCCTGACAGGCCTCACATCGGCCGCCCTTGACATTGAAGCTGAAGCGGCCGGGCTTGTAGCCTCGAATGCGCGATTCCGGAACCAGCGCGTACAGCTCCCTAATGAAACTGAAGACACCCGTATAGGTAGCAGGGTTGCTGCGTGGGGTGCGGCCGATGGGCGATTGATCGATGTCGATCACCTTGTCGATATGCTCGGCGCCAAGAATCTTATCGTGCGCTCCCGGTCGCTCCCGAGAGCCGTAGAGTCGGTGATCGAGCGCCCGCCGCAGGATCTCGTTGACCAGGGTGCTCTTCCCGGAACCGGACACACCGGTTACGCAGGTCAACACGCCCAGGGGAATCTCCACCTCAATATTCTTGAGATTATGTTCACGCGCCCCAACGATGGTAAGGACGAGGCCGTTCCCTCGCCGTCGAAGGGCAGGAACAGGGATCGCCAGACGCCCCGACAGGTACTGACCGGTCAGCGAACTCTTATGTCGGATGATGTCACGGGGGCTCCCGTACGCGACGACTCGCCCACCGGAAACCCCTGCCCCCGGACCCAGATCGATGACGTAGTCGGCATCGCGGATCGTCTCTTCGTCGTGCTCGACGACCAGGACGGTGTTCCCCAGATCGCGGAGCCGCTTCAAGGTATCCAGGAGGCGGGCATTGTCCCGTTGATGCAGGCCGATGCTGGGTTCATCCAGGATGTACAGGACACCGACCAGCGAACTGCCGATCTGCGTCGCCAGGCGGATTCGCTGCGCCTCCCCGCCCGCCAGGGTGGCCGCCGTTCGGTCCAGGGTCAGGTAATCGAGGCCGACGTTCACGAGGAATGTCAGACGCTCCCGCAGCTCCTTCAGGATGCGGCGGGCGATCTCACGGTCTTTCTCGCCGAGTTGCAGGTCCTGGAAGAACTGTAGCCCCGCCTTGACCGAATACCGCGTCACATCCGCGATCGACTTGCCGTCTACCTTGATGGCCAGTGATTCCCGCCGCAGGCGCGCCCCTTGGCACGTCGGGCATGGGCGAATGCTGGCCAACCGCTTGACGTAGTTCTCAATCTCCTCCCGTACCTTGGAAGAGGATGTCTCCTTATAACGGCGGTCCAGATAGTGGATGTTCGGACCCCCGTGCCACGGCTCCAGGATGCCTGGCAGATCTTCCATCCGTCCGTCCAGCTTCGTACCCAGGCCATCGCACGTGGGACAAGCCCCGTGCGGATTATTGAAAGAGAAGATGCGAGGGCTGATTTCTGGATAGCTGACGCCACAGTCGATGCAGGCGAGCCGCTCGGAGAAGATCAGATCTTTCAACGGCTCGAGGAGGTTGACGGTCACAATCCCCTCGCTGAGTTTGAGCGCGGTCTCGAGCGAATCGGCCAGCCGTTTTCGAATATCCGTCTTCAGGATGAGCCGATCCACCACAACCTCGATCGTGTGCTTCTTGTTTTTATCCAGATCGATCGACTCCTCAAGTTCCCGAAGCTTGCCGTCGACACGAACACGGACGAACCCCTGCCGACGCAGATCGGCAAAGACCTGACGGTACTCCCCCTTTCGCCCTCGTACGACCGGGGCGAGAACCTGGAACTTGCTGCCATCCGGCAGCGCCAGCACCTGGTCTACGATCTGCTGTATCGTCTGGGATGCAATCGGCTTGCCGCAGGTGTAACAGTGCGGCTTACCCACACGGGCAAACAGGAGCCGGAGGTAATCGTAGATCTCGGTTACCGTCGCGACGGTCGAACGGGGGTTTTTGCTGGTGGTCTTCTGCTCGATGGAGATCGCCGGCGACAGTCCCTCAATCAGGTCCACGTCCGGTTTATCCATCTGTTCCAGAAACTGACGGGCGTAGGTAGACAGCGACTCCACGTAGCGGCGCTGCCCCTCGGCATAGATGGTGTCGAAGGCCAGCGACGACTTCCCGGAGCCGGAGACGCCGGTGATCACCACGAGCTTGTCCCGGGGGATCTCCAGATCAATCGACTGAAGGTTGTGCTCTCGCGCGCCACGAATCAGAATCTTGTTGCTTGCCATACCGACCAACCTCTACAGATTAGGCGTTTAGACTGAAGGCTGAAGGCTATACGCAGTTACCAATTTTTTATTATAACCGATTCTTGTAGCCCAGCAAGGTGATAGGGCGGAGGGGGTGCCTGCGCTACTTCGTGGGGGGAAGCGGCAGCACGCCTTGGATGGGCTGGAAGGTATACGATCCCTCGACCGCAGAGCCGACAAAGCGATAGCTGATTCCCTTCTTATAATACCACCACGTCTCCGCAAATTGATCGCTGGTCCCGCGGTCGATCCGTTCCGGAAGGCCCAATTGACGCAGAATCTTTCCTTTGGCCGAATCCGCACCAAACTGCGCGATCTGTCGCTGTACTTCCTTCCATTGCGGATGGTCGAGCAGCACTTGATCCAACCTCAGCTCTCTGCTCTCCTTCAACCGCTTGGTGATATCGATCCCGTCCGGCCTTTGAAACCGGACGCCATCGAATCCCTTTTCGGCATAGAAGAACAGGTAAAGGTTATTCCCGAGTTCGTCGGGAATGAACTCGGCCCTGTACCGGCCGTCGTCGGCAGTCAGGACCCTCAACTCCCGTCGGTCGAGTTCCGTATAGTCAAACTTCGTGGTCAAATCAAGCCGCCGTCCTACCACCAGCACGGGCGTCCCCGGTACAGGCCGACCCTGTTGATCGGTGATCCGGCCGCTGACGACCCGTTGTTCCGCAATCTGGGCCGTTGCGCATCCTACAAGGATCAACGCCATAAGTCTCAGACCTGCCCACTTCATTCGGCGACACATACGGCCCTCTCGAGAGGTGCTCACAGCCAAGAATTTGAAAGATAACGCAAAGAATAGCAAACTGGGGCAGGCCATGCAACACCGGCTGAAGTCGTGTTTGGACCTTCCTTAAGGAATCTCAATCCTGTAACTTTTACACAGCTCCAAGGTAGTTTTGCTGCTCATTTCCCCTCAGGAACGACGCAATGCCAACCGAGAGCCCTGGCATGACTATTGCTCTCACTCAATACGGTTGGTAACCTGTACGATATCGATCCGGATCATGAGAGCTACTATTCAATCGCTATGGAGGGAGACATGATGGTTACAAGCAAGGGGGCAGGTAGAACGAGTCGAAGGGCAGCTTGGATTTCTGCGCTCCTGGTGGGGCTGGCGACCGTAACCTTTGCGGCCACGCCAGTCTGGGCCGGGAAGATTCATGGGAAACTGCGAGGGGTTGTTGATGTCCCGGGCGCGAGTCTAACGCTTCCCCTCCCGCCCGGCTCCCCTAACGTCATCGTCACCCTCTTTCTCGGCGGACCCAGCGGGTCGCCTGTACCGATCACGATCACCCCCAGCACGAAAGTCGATGCTGAGGACTCGAAAGAAAAGGGGGCCGGAGGAAGCATCTCGCTTGTGGATGGCGATTCGATCGGGGTGAAAGCGAAGGCCCAACAAGTGGGGGCCACCATGGAGCTTGTGGCGACTAAGATCGAGTTGAAAAATCCGGAAATCGAGACCTTTGGAGCCGTTGACGTTCCAGGCGCGAGCCTGGCGCTTCCTCTCCCGCCCGGCTCCCCAGCCCAGACCTTTACTCTCTTCATTGGTGGGATAGGCGGGCCGCCAATCTCCATCGTTGTCACGCCAACTACCAGGGTGAGAGCGGATGGACTAACCTTGAACGATAATGATTTTACCGAGGTCAAGGCAGTCATCCAAAATGGTCAGATTGTCGCGCTGAAGATCAGAAAAGAGAACCAGGAGGAAGTTGAGGACGAGTAGAAGCTTTATAGCGCCAGTTACCAACGCCCTTCAGGCCGGCAGCGACCTTGGAGGGCGTTGGTGTTTTCAGGTGGGAAAAAAGGCAACAGCCCAGATTTCCGTTGACAGCGGGTGGCGGCAATTGCCATCATACTGCTGCGCCGAAGTGGTGGAACTGGTAGACACGCCGTCTTGAGGGGGCGGTGGGGTTACACCCGTGGGGGTTCGAGTCCCCCCTTCGGCACCATTGTATACTCACAGTTTCGCGGTTGACCTCCCTTGGCATCTTCGCACACCGACATCGATCGTTCAGATTGCGCAATGGCACCAAAGGCGGCGCAGACCATCAATCTAAGCCGGATATAGCGCGCCAAGGACCGACGCTTGGAACCAGGAACGGTTATCCTGACAGGTTGTGCGGGCTTTATCGGCTGCAAGGTCGCCGAGTTGCTTCTCCGGACCGGTCACCTCGTCGTCGGGATCGATAACCTTAACGACGCCTATGATGTCAGGCTTAAGCAGTGGCGCCTCAAACAGATCCTCCACTACCCCGGCTTTCAGCTCCACCAACTCGACATCAGCGATCGGGCAGCTTTAAGCGAGCCCTTTGAGGCAGCATGTGGACCCTATGGTCGCGGTCCAGTCGCCGTTATCAACTTGGCTGCCCGCGCCGGCGTACGCCAATCCGTTGAAGACCCCTGGGTGTACTACGACACCAACGTCACCGGAACGCTCAACCTCTTAGACCTCTGCCGGAAACGCGGCATCAATAAGTTTGTTCTCGCCTCTACCTCCAGCCTGTACGGTCAGGGTAATCCAATGCCCTACCGGGAAGACGCAAATACCGACGCCCCCCTTTCGCCCTACGCCGCTTCCAAAAAGGCCGCTGAAGCTCTCTGCTATACCTATCATTATTTGTACGGAATCGATGTGACGGTGCTGCGGTATTTCACCGTCTACGGCCCCGCCGGGCGACCCGATATGAGCCTCTTTCGCTTCGTGCAGTGGATCAGCGAAGGGCACTCAGTGCTGGTGTATGGCGACGGCCAACAATCCCGGGACTTCACCTACGTAGACGATATCGCGAGAGGCACGATCGCCGGCCTCAAACCGCTCGGGTATGAGGTCATTAACCTCGGCTCCGATACGCCGATCGTCCTGATCGAGGCAATCCGACTTATCGAAACATTCCTCGGGAAGAAAGCAGAGATTGTACACACACCCCGTCATCCAGCCGACGTGCAGGCCACATGGGCGGAGATCAGTAAGGCCAAGCAATTGCTGGGCTGGCAACCGCAATCAACATTCCAGGATGGCGTTGACGCGCTGGTGCGATGGTATCAAGCCAATCGTGAGTGGGCGATGCATGTGTCAACAGGGTAACGCCGACTGGTTGGCCTTCATGGCGCCGTCGAAGCCTCCCGCTTTGTGAGGAGAAAGGACACACGATGACATCGCTCGTCCCGCATCTGAAGGAACGTATCGGACGGCGAGACTATACGGTCGGCGTCATCGGCCTGGGGTATGTCGGGTTGCCGGCCGTGTTACGTTTCGGGGAGGTGGGCTTTCGCGTCCTGGGCTTTGACATCGATCCTGACAAAGTGAAGCGAATCAATGCCGGCGAGAGCTACATCCGGCATCTCCCGGAAGATCGGGTGGCCTCCCTGGTCGGATCGGGTCGGTTTGAAGCCACCTCCGACTTCACCCGCCTCAAAGAGGCCGATGCGATTGTCATCTGTGTTCCCACACCACTGACGCGCCATCGAAATCCAGACCTCCAGTACGTCATACAGACCGCCGACGCCATTGCTCGCACACTGCGGACCGGCCAACTCATCTGTCTGGAGAGCACCACCTACCCCGGCACCACTGAGGAGATCCTTCAGCCCCGCTTTGAGGCAACGGGTCTTCGGGTAGGGCGGGACTTCTTTCTTGTCTTCTCGCCTGAGCGGGAAGACCCGGGCAACGCACACTTCGGCTTGGCCACCATCCCCAAGGTCCTCGGTGGGGTGTCGGATGCCTGTGGGGAATTAGGCGAAACGCTCTACAGAACGATTGTACCCACCGTAGTGCGAGTCGCCTCTCCCAAGGAAGCCGAAATGACCAAGCTCCTGGAGAATATCTACCGAGCGGTCAACATCGCACTAGTGAATGAGCTCAAGATGCTCTCGGACCGGATGGGGATCGACATCTGGGAGGTCATCGATGCTGCTGCCACCAAGCCTTTTGGCTTTCAGGCCTTTTATCCCGGACCGGGTTTGGGGGGCCACTGCATCCCCATCGACCCCTTCTATCTCACCTGGAAAGCCCGCGAGTACGGCATGGCCACCCACTTCATCGAGGTGGCCGGCGAGATCAACCATGCCATGCCGGCCTGGGTGGTGGGAAAGGTCGTGGAGGCGCTGAACGGTCGGGGTAAGTCGCTGCATGGCGCCAGCCTCCTGGTCCTGGGTGTGGCGTACAAAAAGGATATCGACGATCAGCGGGAAAGCCCGGCCCTCGAGATCCTGACGCTACTGCGGCAACAGGGAGCCCAGGTGAATTACGCCGATCCCCACGTCCCCCGGTGCTACGGTCACCGTCACTATCCCGACCTTGACCTGACCGCTCTCCCCCTGACGGCCGAGACCCTTCAGGCGCAGGATGTGGTCATCCTCGTGACGAACCACTCGGCGTTTGACCTCGATCTGATCCGCCAGCACGCCCATCTGATCGTCGATACGCGCAACGCCTTCAAGGGCATCCCCCCAGACAAAGTCGTCAGGGCGTAAGCAACAGGACGGACACGTTTCTACCCCTCTATAAAACGCAGACGAATATCTATCGATACGTCGGAGTGGGGATCGGTCTACTTTGGTAGAGGTAGGGTAAGCAGGGCCGTATAGCCCTCGCGGAAGGTCGGATAGCGGAAGACGTAGCCGGAGGCGAGAAGCTTGGCGTTGCGACAACGCTTGTTGGCGGGATGACGAGGCGTTCGAGGCGAGGCAGATTCACTCGGCCGAGTCGGCGGCACGCCAAGTGTTGCAGCCAGCCAGTCAAGGAGCACGGCCAGCGTGGTTGGTTCGTGATCGACCCCAAGGTAGATTGGGTCCGGGTTCGACAGCATCATCAGATGGCGCAGAGCCCCGGCAGCGTCATTCCGGTGAATGCGGTTAAAATAGACGGGCGACTCATCATTGCCCCATGTAATCTCGCCTCGACGCACCCGCTCGATCAGCGAGGCGCGGCCAGGACCGTAGAGGCCGCCCAAGCGTAATACGGTGGTCGGGAAAGGGCCCTCCAGCAGGAGACGCTCGCCTTCGAGGAGACGCATCCCTGCGAACTCAGTCGGTTTAGTGGAAGACGTCTCGTCTACCCAGGCCCCCGAAGACTCCCCATAGACCCCCGTACTCGATGTGAGGAAGACACGCCGGGGATGTGCCTGCTGCAAGGTAAGCGCGTGGAGCAGGTTTCGCACTCCCTCCACATAGACTGCCCGGTAGGCCGCATCGTCATGAGTATCGGGCGCAGCCGTATAGAACATCCAATCAACTATTGACGGTAGTGTCTGAAGTGTCTCGGGCGAGGTCAGGTCGGCCGCAACTGGTCGAATGTCAGGCGGAAGCGTGTCGGGATGGCGACGCAGTCCCCAGACGGTATGTCCCTCAGCCGCGAGCAGAGAGCCCAGCGCCGTTCCGATATAACCACAGCCAGCTATAAGAACGTTCGCCATGTTCCGATTTAAGAAAGCGGTCAGTTATCAGCCCTTAGCCGTCAGCTTCTGATGATCGCGTTAAACCTGGATTCCGGGTCAAGCCCGGAATGACAATTAACGAAGGGGATGTGACGTACTGCGTTAATGCCCAAGCGAGTGTCGAAGCGCGCCTTCGAGATCAGGGTAGCGGAAGCGATACCCTGTGGCCAGCAGCCGGGTAGGCTGGACGCGCTGACTGGCCAGCAGCACTTCATCAGCCATCTCCCCAAAAGCGAGATGCGCTGCGGTGGCAGGCATTGAAAACAGGGTGAATCGGCCGATAATCCGCCCCAATGTCCGCGTGAATTCCTGATTGGTCACCGGATTCGGCGTCACCGCATTGACCGGACCCTGGAGCGCCTCAGTTGTAAGGGCGTGCGCAATCACACCCAAGAGGTCATCCAAGGCGATCCAGCTTATGTATTGGTGTCCCGTCCCCAGTACCCCTCCGAGGCCCATTTTGAAGGGTGGGAGCAGCTTCGCTAACGCCCCACCGGCTCCGCTGGCCACCATCCCGAAGCGGAGATGAACAACGCGGATCCCTTTTTGGACGGCAGGCTTGGCCGCTGCCTCCCATTCAGCGCAGACTCCGGCGAGAAAGCCGGTTCCCATGGTACTTTCCTCTGTAAGCACCTCATCACCACGATCGCCGTAATAGCCGGTGGCCGACGCGCACACCAGCACCCTTGGCGGCTGCTTCAGCCCGGCGAGCGAGTCGCAGAGCAACCTGGTGCCGCCCACCCGGCTGTCGCGGATCTTCGCTTTCTTCTCAGTCGTCCACCTTCCGGTCGCAATGTTTTCTCCCGCAAGATGGACCACCGCATCCAGCCCCTCAAGGCGGGCGGTATCCATCACTCCCGCCTCAGGGTCCCAACGAACCTCTGCAATCTCGTGCTCAGGAGTGGCACGAACCAGGCGCGTGATACGATGTCCGCCGGCCGCAAGAAACGGAACCAGCGTCGAACCTATGAATCCGGTCGATCCTGTGACGAGGACGTGCAACTGTGTCATGGAGAACACGCTGTCAGCCAAGTTGTCGGGTTACGCTGCGCCAACCCGACCTACGGCTGAACGCTGATCGCTGTTGTTCATGCCCCTGGGGCCGGGCCTCTCAGACTGAGTAAGATGCCCATAAAAAGCCACTGCATGACCCATCCAATCACGCACGCTCCCACCGCTCTGAAGGTTGTCGTGTAGCGAAGGGTCTCCCTCACCGCAATAATCATGGCTCCAAACATCCAGGCCAACACGAGTCCAAAGACGACGCCGCTCAAACCAGGAATGATGCCCAGCAGACTTACGACTCCCGGAGCGCTGGCAAAACTGATTATCCGCACCGTTGCGCCAAAGTCGATTTTGGTCTGCGGCTCCTGCAGTAATCGCGTGCCGACCAGGTAGGTGAAAAACGCCCAGGCATACCACCGCACCATCGCCTGCATCGTCTCGAAAAAGAAGCCGCCAATCCCGTCATGAATGATGACACCGACTCCGGCGGCCACAGCCGACAGAATCACCACCATCGCGGCTTGCATCGGAGCGCGCCGATCAGCCTTAACTTCCTCATAAAGGCTTCCATCCAGTTTGGCGGCCCGGATCATCCGCTCGCCCAGCCCCTTCATCACCTCTCCTCCTCCATGCCGCTACACTTCCTCAGAAAGAGTCTATTGCATCTATCGCGTCGCGAATGGATCGTTCCTTAATTGCTACTTGAGGTCTTCGCGCGAAAAATGCTCTCACATTGCAAACCTATGGTATCTGGATCAGGGTGTCAACTGTTTTCCGGAGAGAGAGAGTACGTATTCGCAGGTGGGCTACAGTGAGGAACAAAAGGGTGCAGCTTCAGGACCTACGGCCTCTCAGGGGAGATCGGACAGTTCAACAGGGAGACCTTCCCGCTGCTGCCATCTATCCTGACCTGGCTCTTATCCGGGAGCAGCAACGAGGCGTTTTCTAATATCACGGCAGGAACTCCACTCTCACGGGCCAGGCACGCGCCGTGGGCGAGGATGCCGCCGGTCTCCATCACCAGTCCGGCCACCCCTCTGATGTGGAGGAACATGCCGAGACTCACCGCCGGAACGACAATGACGTCATGAGCTTGGAGGCCGTTCCCGTTGCTCAGTGAGTCGAGCCTATCGGGGTCGATAATTCGGACCCTCCCCACCGCTTCGCCGGAAGAAACAGGAACAGCCTGAAATTCCTGTGAGGTATCAAGCCTTGGTGGCCTGCCGATCTCTTCAAGCGAGTTCTCGAAGATGACCCTCGGCATCCACTTGCGCCTTGCGAATAGCAGGGCGATCTCCCGTTCCTTGCGTCTGACCTGTATCGTGTCTCGCGCACGCTTGAGATCGCTGAGCAATTCCGGGAGCTCCGTCGGAAACAGATAGAAGACCTCGTCAGGCTCCAGTTCGAGTTTCCGGCCCAAGACCATCAGCGCCCGCCGAATGAGCGCATACTCTGCGACCAGGTAATACTTGATCGTCTCGCGAAACGGCAGGTATCGTTGGGCGTACTCGAGGTTCTTGAACAGCGTCCGGATGTCGAGCCGACTCGCGCCGGACTGCGCCATTCGATTTCGAACCTCCGCCTCGGCCCGCTCTCTGCGCTCTACTTGTTGAAACGATTCCACGGTAGGGTGATAATCGGTAGCCACGGCCTTCCTGAGCAATCGCTCGAGGCTCTGGGAATCGTCAGCCATACGAGGCATCGCAATCTCCAGTTCATTCGCGGCTAGATGGCCATACGTCGCGAGGAACTCCTCGCGCGACATCTCCTTTTGCGCAAGCCTTAACAGGTCGATCTCTTCCCGACCGATCTTGCTTCGCTCGAGTCCATGCAGCAGCTTCTCGATCAACCCATCGGCTTCCAGACCAAACCAACCCTGTAGTTGCCGCTTCACCCTGTCGGTGAAGAAGAAACCAAGTCTCGCCGCGACGACGTAATGTACGGCAGTCGACCACCTCAGGTGATCCAGGTAGCCTTGGAGCTTCGCAATGATCTCCCCACATGAAAGCCCTGTCAGCGCAACCGGTTCCTCCCTGGTCAGGTAGCTTTGGAGTTCCGGTTCTATTGTGTCCGAGAATTGCGTGTGATATGCCTCCCCCCACCTTATCATCCCGCTTAGAAATTCGAGAAAGCGGTCGTGGTACTTTCTGCCCTTATCTGGACCGAATCTCCCTACGGCCTCATCAAGGGTCAACTCCTGCTGATAGAGCCCGATCTCAGGATAATTGGCCAGGTGCGGTTCGGCCTTCACCTGGTTTAGATATGCCGTGATATCGAGGGGAAAGTCGACCTGGAACGTCTTCGCATCCAACTCAAGGTTGAAGTAGGGATGGCCACAGATGAGCTCGAACAGCCCTTCGGAGGTCTCGTCAGCGAGTGTATATCCAAGCCGGCGGCGGCCAAGCTGAATGCCGCCCTCATCACTGAAGATCGTCGTGAAGATTCCGAAGCTCATGGGCGTTGGCGTGGGCAGAATTTCGGCGATGTTGCCGTCGCTATAGATCGCCTCGCCGCAGGTGAGCTTCCCTTTTCGTCTCAACCCGGCGATCCGACGGCGTAGCCGGTCGATCTCCATCTGCCGATACCGTGCCGCCTTGCGTTCAAGCGAATCGCTCGTGGCCGAGATGGGTCGGCTCTGCAAGATGTGGGTCTGCCGTCCGGCGATGGCAAACTCGATATCCTGGGGATGACCGAAGAGCGTCTCCAGGGCAATACCGACATCAACAAGGCCGCAGAGCTGGGTCGGCGTGAGCGTCGCATCCTTTGCGACGATTCGCGTCTCCAGCACCTGGCCCTTTCGATCTACGCGGAACGTATCCCCCGGCACCAGGCCAGACACCAGCGGCTCGCCAAGACCGAATACGGCGTTGACGACGCACTCGTCTCGGCTGAAGGTGACCGGGTTCAGGGTGTAGATGACGCCCGAGACCTCAGCCTCCACCATCTCCTGCACGAGGACGGCCATGCCCCGCCCGCAGCCGTTCTCTTCCAGGCTCACCTGCTGCCTATACAAGGCAGTGCGTGGCGCCCGCAAGGAGCGGAGGCACTCCACAACAGCCTGGATCAGTTCCACTTCGGAGGCGACATTGACGCGCGTCGTGTAGATACCGGCAAAGCTGGCATGGCGGAGGTCTTCCAAGGTCGCCGAGCTTCGCACCGCTACCCGCTGAAACCCTCTTGCCCGATAGGCTGCAACAATCGCCGCCTGCAACTGCTCATCGAGTTCGATCTGTTCACCGGAAGATCGTATCGCCTCTTCACAGGCGGCGGTGGGGATGACGAACCCTCTTGGCACCGTGAAGCCAGCCCGCATCATCACACCCAGGTGCAGGGCCTTCCGCCCGACACGGGGCAGATCACCCTCCCGAACATCCTGAAGATCGATGATGCGGAATCGCCCCGTCATGTTTCTCAGGCGTCTGACTGCCCGGCCCGCCAGATACGGAAGCGGTCGCGCTGGACTCGCTCGACTTTCCATCTGTACTTCAACTGCTCCCATTCCGGCACAAAGTGTTCTATCTCAACAGAGGCTGGGGAAGCTTGGACCTCGTCGAGCACCTTCCGGTAAAACCTGGTAATATCCCGCATCACCCCATCCGGGTGCTCCCGTCCCGGGATCTTCAGGTAATCGACCCCCGCCTCGACGTAGTCCGGCAGTTCGTGGAGAATGAGTGACGGGCTGCTTTTGAGGCCCAGCCGCTTCGTTGGAGACCCATTCGTGCGGTCGAGATCCCATCCGGCCTGGCAGACCCGATAGCAGCTCCCCCCGCGATTGGAGCTGCCAAAGCAATGGTCTTTCCCTTCGGAGTCTACCCATCGCTCGAAGCGGAGGTAACTGCTCATCGTGCACCGGCCTGGGCAGATGATCCCCTCCTGAAGCGACGTAAAGAGGAAGACCTCGATGCCGACCGGCACCTCTGCCTTGATCGCGCGGATCTGGTCGACCTCTACGCCCCATCGATAGGAGAGGATGACGAAGTCGGCGCCGATCTCCTGGTAGAACCGCAGGTCCTCCCGGTTGCAGACGGCACACGTCACGCTGGCGTGGATATTCACTCCCGGAAAACGCTGGTGAAGTTGTCTGATGCACCCGATATCGTTGAGGATGAAGCTCGACAGACCCCAGTCGATGTATTTCTCGATCTTCTGGAACAGGAGGGAGATTTCCTGCGGACCAGGCACGCTGTTCAGCGCGACCTTCACCTCCTGCCCCCTGCTCCGCGCAAACTCGTTGATCTCGCGGATCTCCTCATCGTGGAGTTCATCCTCGGGAGGTCTCCGGCTCCAGCCCGCGGGACCCACATAGACGGCA
Coding sequences:
- a CDS encoding peptidase U32 family protein, whose protein sequence is MVKLLAPGGTQAMALAVLEAGADAVYVGPAGWSRRPPEDELHDEEIREINEFARSRGQEVKVALNSVPGPQEISLLFQKIEKYIDWGLSSFILNDIGCIRQLHQRFPGVNIHASVTCAVCNREDLRFYQEIGADFVILSYRWGVEVDQIRAIKAEVPVGIEVFLFTSLQEGIICPGRCTMSSYLRFERWVDSEGKDHCFGSSNRGGSCYRVCQAGWDLDRTNGSPTKRLGLKSSPSLILHELPDYVEAGVDYLKIPGREHPDGVMRDITRFYRKVLDEVQASPASVEIEHFVPEWEQLKYRWKVERVQRDRFRIWRAGQSDA
- a CDS encoding PEP/pyruvate-binding domain-containing protein, coding for MESRASPARPLPYLAGRAVRRLRNMTGRFRIIDLQDVREGDLPRVGRKALHLGVMMRAGFTVPRGFVIPTAACEEAIRSSGEQIELDEQLQAAIVAAYRARGFQRVAVRSSATLEDLRHASFAGIYTTRVNVASEVELIQAVVECLRSLRAPRTALYRQQVSLEENGCGRGMAVLVQEMVEAEVSGVIYTLNPVTFSRDECVVNAVFGLGEPLVSGLVPGDTFRVDRKGQVLETRIVAKDATLTPTQLCGLVDVGIALETLFGHPQDIEFAIAGRQTHILQSRPISATSDSLERKAARYRQMEIDRLRRRIAGLRRKGKLTCGEAIYSDGNIAEILPTPTPMSFGIFTTIFSDEGGIQLGRRRLGYTLADETSEGLFELICGHPYFNLELDAKTFQVDFPLDITAYLNQVKAEPHLANYPEIGLYQQELTLDEAVGRFGPDKGRKYHDRFLEFLSGMIRWGEAYHTQFSDTIEPELQSYLTREEPVALTGLSCGEIIAKLQGYLDHLRWSTAVHYVVAARLGFFFTDRVKRQLQGWFGLEADGLIEKLLHGLERSKIGREEIDLLRLAQKEMSREEFLATYGHLAANELEIAMPRMADDSQSLERLLRKAVATDYHPTVESFQQVERRERAEAEVRNRMAQSGASRLDIRTLFKNLEYAQRYLPFRETIKYYLVAEYALIRRALMVLGRKLELEPDEVFYLFPTELPELLSDLKRARDTIQVRRKEREIALLFARRKWMPRVIFENSLEEIGRPPRLDTSQEFQAVPVSSGEAVGRVRIIDPDRLDSLSNGNGLQAHDVIVVPAVSLGMFLHIRGVAGLVMETGGILAHGACLARESGVPAVILENASLLLPDKSQVRIDGSSGKVSLLNCPISPERP
- a CDS encoding TIGR01777 family oxidoreductase encodes the protein MTQLHVLVTGSTGFIGSTLVPFLAAGGHRITRLVRATPEHEIAEVRWDPEAGVMDTARLEGLDAVVHLAGENIATGRWTTEKKAKIRDSRVGGTRLLCDSLAGLKQPPRVLVCASATGYYGDRGDEVLTEESTMGTGFLAGVCAEWEAAAKPAVQKGIRVVHLRFGMVASGAGGALAKLLPPFKMGLGGVLGTGHQYISWIALDDLLGVIAHALTTEALQGPVNAVTPNPVTNQEFTRTLGRIIGRFTLFSMPATAAHLAFGEMADEVLLASQRVQPTRLLATGYRFRYPDLEGALRHSLGH